The nucleotide window GTTTTATTTATTACCGTGAAACAGACGGTACAAAAGCAACTCAGATGGAGGTGACTTACGAAGGCGAAATGATCAATGACGCGAGTTGTCTCAATCAAACACCGATCTATGGCGTAGTGACGGTTAAGGATTCAACAGACATTTTCAATGCCCTCAGTTTTGCCAAAGAAAACGACCTGAAAATTTCACTGGCGGGCCAACAACACAGCATGGGTGGACAGTCTTTCATTCGAGGCGGCTTGATCTTAGACATGAAAGGGCTCACTGCAATGGAGATGACGGAGTCCGGCACTTTAAGCGTTCAGTCCGGAGCCACTTGGGCTGAGGTACAAGAATTTTTAGATCCTATGGGGCTTTCCGTGAAAGCAATGCAGTCCATCAATATTTTTACGGTGGGAGGAACACTGAGTGTGAATGCTCACGGAACAGCACACAATCCAGGACAAGTAGGAGCTACAGTTCGTTCCCTTCAAGTCATGCTTCCTTCGGGCGAAATCGTGACCGCAAGTCTCACGGAAAACGAAGACTTATTCCGACACACATTGGGTGGCTACGGGCTATTTGGAATCATTCTGAGCGCAGAACTGGAAGTGGTGCCCAATATCATGCTGAACCATGAAATAGAATACATGGACTACAAAGATTTTCCTGCGTACTACGAAGCAAATATTGAAGGGGATGAGGAGAGTGAACTCTTCTTTGCACGACTTTCGGTTTCACCTTTTTCCTATCTCACCGAAACGGTGGTTCACGACTTAAAGCGCACCGATTTTGAAGGAGAGTTACCCCCCATGCAACCCGAGGAGCACACGACTTTCAAACGATTCGTTTTGAATTTTTCAAAGACAGGAAATCTAGGACGTTGGTTCCGCTGGATCTTAGAAAAACACGTGGATGCTTATCAACTGCCTTGCACTCGAAATACGGCCATGAGCCAAGCCGAGCAAATTTGTTTAAGCAGCCGAAATCAAAACATGTACGATCCAAGGGCTTATCTCAAAACCAATGTGCCGAGCACCGACATTTTACAAGAATACTTTTTGCCACATGAGCACTTTGTGGAGTTCATCGACGGTCTACGTGAAGTGGTGAAAAAAAACGACGCAAATTTACTGAATGCAACCATTCGTATTGTGAACAAAGATGAAATCAGTGCCCTACCCTACGCCAAGGGCGATCGTTTTGCCGTGGTTCTCTACTTCAATCAAAAACTAAGCGAAAAAGACAGTGAGACATTAGAAAAAACCACCCTCGATCTAATTGATTTAGCGGAGAGTTTGGATGGAACTTTTTACCTCCCCTACCAGCTGTATTATTCAAAAGAGCAACTGCAGTTGGCTTACCCTGAAATTGACGACTTTTTTGCGGAGAAATTAGAGATGGATCCAGAAGAAATTTTGAGCAACAAATGGTATGAAAAGTACAAACAGTAGATTTACTAAACACCACCCCATGATTCAAGTTAAAAATTTATCCAAAAAATTCGGCGACATCACCGCCGTCAACGACATCACCTTCGAAGTAAAGTCGGGTGAAATCTTTGGTTTCCTTGGTCCAAACGGAGCCGGAAAGTCCACCACCATCAAAATCCTCACCACCTTGCTCTCCCCCAGCGAGGGCCACGTGACTTTAAACGGCCACGACCCCGAAAAAGACGCGGATGCGGTGAGGCGCTGTTTTGGAATCGTCTTCCAAGATCACAGCCTGGATGACGAGCTCACGGCCTACGAAAACATGGAACTGCACGGCATCCTTTACGATGTGCCCGCTGTGACTCGCAAAAAACGCATCGATGACCTGCTGCGCTTCGTGGACCTCTTTGACCGAAAAGGCGACCTCGTGAAAGAGTACTCCGGAGGAATGAAACGTCGCCTCGAAATTGCACGCGGACTCCTGCACCATCCCAAAATCATCTTTCTCGACGAACCCACGCTCGGGCTTGATCCTCAGACCCGCAATCACATGTGGACCTACCTCAAAAAATTGAACAAGGAAGAAGGCACGACGGTCTTCTTCACCACTCACTACATGGAAGAAGCGGAAAAAAACGCGCAGCGCATCTGCGTGATCGATCATGGAAAAATCATCGCCTCCGGCTCCCCTGCTGAGCTCAAAAAGCAAACCGAAACCGACTCGCTGGAAGACGCCTTCCTCAAACTCACCGGGAACGCCATCCGTGACGAAGGCGCTTCCACCGCCGACATGAACCGTGCCATGGCCCGCATGTGGGGTGCACGTAAATAACAAGCGAACCCGAAGGGTTTGCTAAGCAATAACGTGGCGTAGCCACAACAACATAACAACCATGAAAAAAATCTACATTCTTTGGCTCCGCGAAATCAAACGCTACCTGCGCTCCAAGTCCCGCATGGTGGGTTCTCTGGCTCAACCTCTGCTCTATTTGCTCGCCCTGGGCTATGGCTTTGGCAGCGTGTTTCAACAAGCAGGAGAAGGCAATTACCTCAATTTTCTGGCACCCGGAATCATTGGAATGAGCATCATTTTTACCGGAATTTTTTCGGGAGTGGCCGTGATCTGGGATCGCCAATTCGGCTTCCTTAGAGAAATGGTCGTGGCTCGTACTTCACGCCTCAAACTCATGATGGGCCGAACCTTAGGAGGAGCCACCATCGCCACTCTTCAAGGGGTGTTGGTACTTGCACTTTCCATCCTCTTCGGCTTCCGACCCGAAAGCTGGCTCGGCATCCTTCCTTCTATTTTGATCATGTTCCTCCTCGCCCTGCTCTTCACTTCTTTGGGAATCATGATCGCTTCCCTTCTCGAAGACATGCAAGGCTTTCAACTCATCATGAACTTCCTCGTGATGCCGCTCTTCTTTTTTTCAGGAGCCCTCTACCCGCTCGAAGGCTTGCCCAAGGTGCTCGACATCATCGCCAAGATCAATCCACTCTCCTACGGAAACGATGCCCTGCGCGGCGTACTGATTGAAAACAGCCATTACGGACTCGGCCTCGACCTCGCGGTGCTTGCCGGATTTTCGCTGATCTTCTTAGCGCTGGGGACTCACTTTTAAGAAGATTCAGATTTAAAAAAGGGCCTCTAGACATTGCAAATGCCCTAGTGGATAATCAGTACTCCACGTAAAATCGATAAGACCATGAAAAAAATCCACGTCCTCTTTTCACTGCTGATCCTCGCTCTTTCCGTAAACTTTGCAAGTGCTCAAACAATGGAGCGTACAAAGATCATCAACAATTCCGTGGTAAAGATTCAAAATCTCAGAGCTCAAAAGCTTGTTTACGACGAAACAGTATGGCCCGTAGACGAATTCAATCTAGTCTCCATGTTCGGGCCTCGATCTCAATCAGGTTCCTATGACTTCCATCGAGGGATCGACATTTCAGGAACTCTAGGTGATCCCGTCTACTCGATTGCCGACGGTGTGATCTACCGTGCCTACGAGGCCGATGATCCAAACAATCCATACAAAAACAGCGGCAATACAATCGTCGTCATGCATGAGGCGGATCTAGAATTTCCCTTCCATGATGGCACCTACACCAAATATTTTTCGCTCTATGCTCACTTAGACTCTCTGTCAGTTGAATTGGAATCAGGAGACGGAACTTATCAAAACATTTCCAAAGGAGATTTAGTGGGAACCCTGGGACAGTCCGGAACAGCCACTTTCCCTCACCTCCACTTTGAAACAAGAATCGCGACCTTGTGCACTCAGCAAACCCAAGAAGACAACCCAAACATGAGCTGTGCCAGCACGTTTTCTCAACCAAGAGATCCCCACGTTAACCCTCTCCTTTTCTTGGAATATCCCGACAATAACAGCACTCTACTCAAAATAAAGAGCGAAAATCCTTTGCAATTATTGGTGAGTTTTGAAGATGAAGAGATGGATTTCAACCAATTGATCGTCACTCGAAATGGTGAGCAAAAAGTCATCAACTTCAATCTCCGCACAGGAATAGATCCAGAAAACATCGACAATCCAAGTTACAACGGAGTCACGATCACCACCTTTCCATTCACAACAAAGAATCCACGACACCGATTGCAATTCGACATTCCATCTTTCGACGGTTACGACACCATCGAGGTCACAGACATTTGGGGACACGGCTTCAAATGGACCCGCCAGTAAAAGTGTTCATACCACCGCTCACACCATGAATATCATCGCCCGCATTCTTCAAGTTGTTTTAGGACTTTGGCACCTGATGGGTGGCATTTACGAGTCTCAAAACCATCAAATACTGCTCAATAAATGGGCCTTAGAAGCTGCGCCTTTCTTTGTTTGGATGAGCCTCGGTATTGTACAAATTGTACTTTCAGTTTTGCTCGTTGTTTCCCTCCCAAAGAAGCTCAAAACCGTAGCGGCTGTTTCAGCCGTGGGCCTCGCTCTCATCGACCTCTTTGGAATCGCCATCTATTCCACCTACGTGGGCATCGGCATGCTGTGGGCCATCATCCCGGCTGTGGTGCTTATTTTTATTGCTTACTGGAGAAGAACAAGAAGCCTCTAGAGGCTATCTCAAAAAAAGGGAAGAGCAAGAACGCAGAGTGTTTTAAGCTGAAAGAGCTGAAGACGAAGGAGGCTTAGCTGGGCTAAGTCGACTGAGGATGAAGCTTTTGTAAGCAAAATAATCCAGTTCTTGCCTTTAAGAGTAGAAAGGACGGGCACGAAATCAGTGCCGTCCTAAATACTCTGGTCTTTTTTTGAGATAGCCTCTATTCACTGCACATCGTAGAAGTGAGCGTACTCAGAACTCCAGGGATCGTCGCTCCAAAATAAGGTTTCAAAGTACTCGGTGTCTTCGTAAGTCAACGCTTCGTTGGAATCGTAATAACCGATGGTGTCGTCGTCCACCCAATCCACCGCAAAGTAAGGCCCGTTATTAGGCGTACAATCGGGCATCACAGGAAGATTGTACTTGCTCTTTTGAACGAGCTTCCCATCTTCAATCGTCAAAATAAAAACTTTAGACTCTTCAGGGTAGTTCACAGGATCAGATTCGTTGCGGGCAAGAATGCCCAACTTGGTCTGGCTCTCGTTCCAACCAAAGAAACGAAGTCCACTACACCAGGCTTCGCTATAATCCACCGCAGTGAAAGACATCAAAACAGTTTGAGTGCCTTCCTTCACATTGTAAGAGATCAGCTGCGACTCGTCATCCGACCAAGTGTCGACGTAGAGCCAATATTTTTCATCCTTCGTCATGGTTTGCTGAAAAGAGGATCCACCAGGATTCGTACGGTCCCACAAAAAAAGCTCACCCACTTCATCGGGAACGCGCACTTCCCTTCCATCGAGCCATTCAAATTGAAGCCATCGATTATAAGGATCATCACAGAAGTAATACCCTGTCCCCACTCCATAAACTTCAGAATAACCACCCGGACAATTTTCAACCATGGCCACTTCTTCACCTTCCCAAATAAGGTATTTGGTCAAACTAGTGGCAATGTGATCCCAATTTGTTG belongs to Candidatus Peregrinibacteria bacterium and includes:
- a CDS encoding ABC transporter permease, translated to MKKIYILWLREIKRYLRSKSRMVGSLAQPLLYLLALGYGFGSVFQQAGEGNYLNFLAPGIIGMSIIFTGIFSGVAVIWDRQFGFLREMVVARTSRLKLMMGRTLGGATIATLQGVLVLALSILFGFRPESWLGILPSILIMFLLALLFTSLGIMIASLLEDMQGFQLIMNFLVMPLFFFSGALYPLEGLPKVLDIIAKINPLSYGNDALRGVLIENSHYGLGLDLAVLAGFSLIFLALGTHF
- a CDS encoding FAD-binding oxidoreductase, which translates into the protein MRKGSKIRTSLVIALAALTTMIWGTKKAVEFSVEPSGDKDCGFIYYRETDGTKATQMEVTYEGEMINDASCLNQTPIYGVVTVKDSTDIFNALSFAKENDLKISLAGQQHSMGGQSFIRGGLILDMKGLTAMEMTESGTLSVQSGATWAEVQEFLDPMGLSVKAMQSINIFTVGGTLSVNAHGTAHNPGQVGATVRSLQVMLPSGEIVTASLTENEDLFRHTLGGYGLFGIILSAELEVVPNIMLNHEIEYMDYKDFPAYYEANIEGDEESELFFARLSVSPFSYLTETVVHDLKRTDFEGELPPMQPEEHTTFKRFVLNFSKTGNLGRWFRWILEKHVDAYQLPCTRNTAMSQAEQICLSSRNQNMYDPRAYLKTNVPSTDILQEYFLPHEHFVEFIDGLREVVKKNDANLLNATIRIVNKDEISALPYAKGDRFAVVLYFNQKLSEKDSETLEKTTLDLIDLAESLDGTFYLPYQLYYSKEQLQLAYPEIDDFFAEKLEMDPEEILSNKWYEKYKQ
- a CDS encoding ATP-binding cassette domain-containing protein, producing MIQVKNLSKKFGDITAVNDITFEVKSGEIFGFLGPNGAGKSTTIKILTTLLSPSEGHVTLNGHDPEKDADAVRRCFGIVFQDHSLDDELTAYENMELHGILYDVPAVTRKKRIDDLLRFVDLFDRKGDLVKEYSGGMKRRLEIARGLLHHPKIIFLDEPTLGLDPQTRNHMWTYLKKLNKEEGTTVFFTTHYMEEAEKNAQRICVIDHGKIIASGSPAELKKQTETDSLEDAFLKLTGNAIRDEGASTADMNRAMARMWGARK
- a CDS encoding M23 family metallopeptidase — protein: MKKIHVLFSLLILALSVNFASAQTMERTKIINNSVVKIQNLRAQKLVYDETVWPVDEFNLVSMFGPRSQSGSYDFHRGIDISGTLGDPVYSIADGVIYRAYEADDPNNPYKNSGNTIVVMHEADLEFPFHDGTYTKYFSLYAHLDSLSVELESGDGTYQNISKGDLVGTLGQSGTATFPHLHFETRIATLCTQQTQEDNPNMSCASTFSQPRDPHVNPLLFLEYPDNNSTLLKIKSENPLQLLVSFEDEEMDFNQLIVTRNGEQKVINFNLRTGIDPENIDNPSYNGVTITTFPFTTKNPRHRLQFDIPSFDGYDTIEVTDIWGHGFKWTRQ